Below is a genomic region from candidate division SR1 bacterium Aalborg_AAW-1.
AGCTCAATAACATATACTTGACATTAAATATATAAATAATTATAATTTATTCTAAAATAAAATAATAAAAATCTTAAAAATTATGAAAATAAAAAATTTTTATCCAGTTTCAAAAAAACTCCTTGTAGATATAATTCAATTTATAGCTACAGCAGAATTAGCTCATTCTACACAATCAGTAGGATGGAAAATTTGTCTGTTTAGTAGAGATGAACAATTTCATACATTATGGAATCAAGTAAAAAAATCATCTGATAGTGATTTGTTAAGACAAATAGTGCAGTTTATTGCTTGGAAATTTCAAGAGTATGAACAAAAAATTTATAGTTTTGAAGAAATTGGGAACGCTACCTTAGAATTTTGTTCAAGAGATGGTTTTGAGCAGTTGTGCTTTGAAGTTACAGGTCAGAATCCTGAAGAACTAATCAATACATGCATCTTGTATGATGATGAAAAATAAATACAAAAATTAAAAAATTAAAATTATGAAAAAAATCTTATTGATGTTACTTCTAGTGACGCTTATGGTCCTTTATTCTTGTGATCGAAATGAGGATTGTATAACGACAACAGTTGCACCGCTTTTCTATAAAGCGATGCCAGGATCATCAGAGCGATTTGGTGGTCAACTCTCTATCTATGGATTAGATTATGTAGATCCACTTGATATAGATGTAAATTATTATCGTATTGATTTTAAAAATGCCGATGTAATTTATATCCCGTGGAATGAATTTATGATCCTACGTGATCCTACATTCAAGGATAGGCTTGCATTTGAAATCGTTGGACCACCTGTTACTACCTATACAGGAAGACCAGTATCTCACATTCGTACTATTACAGTACAGTGTAAGATTAAATCACATGACTATTTGACTCAAAAAATTACAAAAAACTTTTAAAACAAAAATTATGAAGAAAAAAACTTTTTTAGATGCAGTGAATGATAGTACTGCAAATATGTATTGGCAGATAGCTAAACCATATATAGTACTTATTGGAATGATATTATGGATTATAAGTGTTTTTGTCTCTGCATTATTAAAGAATCCTCTACTTTTAATAGGTACCTGTATGGTTGGATTGATTGCAGCAATAACATTAGCACTAAATTATGTAAATAATATTTCTACAAAGATTGAACCTGAGAAAATTGAATCTGATGAATATGATCATTTCTATCCTGATCGGGATGGAATATAACAAGTTAAGCTGGTAGTAATTCTATCAGCTTTTTTCGTAAGAAAAAATCCCAAAGATTTGGGACTATTCTTTCATCCATCACTGGATAACGGTGAGAAGGGTTTCTTTATCATTTCTACTCAGATCTTCGAGTACTCGTTCGTAAGACTTTTTGAGTAATACGCCTAGTTGAGGTCATGGTGTGAGTTTAAGTTCCTTCATCAGTAAGTCGCCATTGATAGCGAGTTCTTTCATTGAGAATCTTCCCTCTTCTTCCATGATGATATCAATCAGATCTATTAAACCATATACATCATCGACTGCAGGAGCCTGAATAGGATTATACTGCCCAAGACGATCAGCTACTGTCAGAAGACACAAGTTTTTTACCATATCTGGACCGACTTGGGCTATCATTGGTCTGAGCTTCTTTTTATAGTGAGATTCATCTCCCATAAGTATTTCACCTATTTTCATATGTCGACGCACATATCGAGCGATAGTATCTATTTCTTTGGTGCTAGCATTGAGATTTTTGAAGTCTTCTCTGACGAAATCTTCTCCACAGATCACATGATTCAGCCAAGAGCTAAACATACTTCTTACTCCTTCTTCATCAAGTTTCATATTATAAGATGAATATTGTTCTACTTTCCCTACATCGTGATAGAGAGCAGCGTAACGGAGAAGTTTGTCAGTACTGAGTTGTTGTGCATGGTAGAGTACCATGAGCGTATGCGTATACACATCAAAGGGATGATATCTGAGAGGTTGTTCAACTCCTTTGTTATCGTAGACTTTGGGGAAAATCCATTTTAAGAGATTGGCTGCATCCAGAAGTGCAACAAATCCGAAAGGATTATTACCAGCGAAAACCTTATCACATTCTTGTTTGATACGTTCTTTGGCGATATGGCGGATGAGATGAGCATTCTTCTGGAGCGCAGTCCAGGTATGTTTTTCAAAATCACATTCGAGAGCTACAGAAAATCTCAATCCTCTGACGACTCTGAGAGCATCTTCTTGAAATCTACGATCAGGAGCTCCGACTGCTTTAATTTTTTTGTGGACGAGATCCTGTATTCCTCCGTGAGGGTCAAGAATGACGTGAACAGCGTCAGAAAGTATATTGTTTTCTAATGTATTATTTTGAAAATTACTAATGAGTTGGTGATCTTGGAGGATTAGTGTTTGAGAAGTTTCATCGTAATATCGCCCCTGTCTGTCTAAGAGTGAAAGAAATTTAGGGTCGGTGGTTGGCTGTTGATTAGTATCACGTACTATTGCGTTTGTTTTGTAGTAGTATAGACAGTTGATGGTAAAATCTCTTCTCTGACTATCATCCAGGAGTGAATCAGATCGTACGACTTCATCAGGATGACGTCCATCACTATAGGTTGTCTCTGTGCGAAAGGGAGTTATTTCGTATTGGGTAGTATTTCATTCTGACTTGGGTATAATCGTCATCGTTCCGTATTTTTCGGTATCGAAAAACGAAAATTCTTTATCATAACTAGTAATAATATTTTTGTTTTCTGTATGTGTTCCCGAGAGGGTAATATCCACATCATCCATATTGGTCTCTCTATTAAGTAAGAGATCTCTAATCATTCCACCTACGAAAAAAAAATGTTTCTGACCGAAAATGGCGGACAGATAGTTGTGATGATCAGATAGACGATTAAGATTATGAAATAACAACATGATCATAGTATAAGAAAAAAGAGAAAAAAAACAAGTTTTTGGCTTGCAAAAATTTTATATAAAATTATATATCAGATTATATCTTTATACATTTATCAACATCATTATGGTACATATCATAGAATCTCGTGAAGAATTTGAACTGAAAGTATTGTGATCTGACACAGGTGTCGTATTAGTAGATTTTTTTGCAGATTGGTGTGGGCCTTGTAAGGTGATCGCTCCTGTGATTGAAGAATTATCCGTAGAAAATACAGACAAGGCTACTATCTACAAAGTTGATGTTGATGAGTTACCTGAATTAGCATCACAATATGATATTTTTTCTATACCTACTGTTCTTAT
It encodes:
- the trxA_3 gene encoding Thioredoxin, with the protein product MVHIIESREEFELKVLGSDTGVVLVDFFADWCGPCKVIAPVIEELSVENTDKATIYKVDVDELPELASQYDIFSIPTVLIFHNGVLSGEPFTGVFEQHDYQQVIDTLV
- the cca gene encoding Multifunctional CCA protein, coding for MLLFHNLNRLSDHHNYLSAIFGQKHFFFVGGMIRDLLLNRETNMDDVDITLSGTHTENKNIITSYDKEFSFFDTEKYGTMTIIPKSEGNTTQYEITPFRTETTYSDGRHPDEVVRSDSLLDDSQRRDFTINCLYYYKTNAIVRDTNQQPTTDPKFLSLLDRQGRYYDETSQTLILQDHQLISNFQNNTLENNILSDAVHVILDPHGGIQDLVHKKIKAVGAPDRRFQEDALRVVRGLRFSVALECDFEKHTWTALQKNAHLIRHIAKERIKQECDKVFAGNNPFGFVALLDAANLLKWIFPKVYDNKGVEQPLRYHPFDVYTHTLMVLYHAQQLSTDKLLRYAALYHDVGKVEQYSSYNMKLDEEGVRSMFSSWLNHVICGEDFVREDFKNLNASTKEIDTIARYVRRHMKIGEILMGDESHYKKKLRPMIAQVGPDMVKNLCLLTVADRLGQYNPIQAPAVDDVYGLIDLIDIIMEEEGRFSMKELAINGDLLMKELKLTPGPQLGVLLKKSYERVLEDLSRNDKETLLTVIQGWMKE